gacaaaacacactgtgagaaAGACCACAAAGGATGTTTAAAGGACCCTGAAACGGTTTCTGGATGCAAAATCATCAGCATCTTCGAGCTACTCAGACCAGACCTGCTTCGTCATGGTTGCATATTCCCTCGGAGCAGGCGATATCAGAGCCTTCTCGCGACCCCGTCTCACTGCCTTCCATACTTGAGGAGTAGCCACAGTCACTACCATTGCTGTGGGGGGACAAATCTGTGGAAAAATGAAGTATTTCAAAGCTCGTTATTTGTCGTTAAAATAGTTTTGTCTCGCTAATGCAGGGAGCACAATAGAGACACAGGTTTAATGGCTTGTGGTGATGTCTGTGTGAAAgcttctgtcttttttattattaaaaaactTAAACGattgggaaaagaaaagaaaaacctggGGGCTGCACTACGAAGCAAGACTTTGCAGCTATTCAGGACCAAgtataaaaacataatccacAGAGGTCACAGCTGCAGAGCCTTCATCATTCTGTCAGCGTGACGATGATCTGCTGTGTAACATTTAGCAGCGTGTGCAATATTATTTTCTGCATCGCGGCTTCGGCTCAACAACTTTGCCTTTATTCCCTCAGCTGAGAAGCTGCATCACTCATAGAGAATATGATCAGGGAAAAGATGGCAGCGCGTTTTACATCTGATTTAAGAACATAACCTTGTTCAGAGCAGGTTGTGTTTGCAGCCTAAGTCACCATGGAGATCTGTCCAGGTTAAAAGAGAGCTCCTGTGATGATTTTGTAAACCCTGGTTTTAGGCTCAATATATTTCGCTAACCTCCTAACCTCCTAACCTCCTCGTCGTTCACCCCTCTGGTCTGCTCACATTGTAAGTTTACAGTCTATGGGAGCAGCAGACCATTTGTGGTCCAGCCATCACTCTTTAAATCCACTATTAGCTTGACCTATTCCATAAAATATTCcacaaactgagctgaaaaacaaaaatggaggaGGACACCAGTGATAATCAGGTCCAACACCATAGATGGGGAAACCTCCACCAAActtgagagaaaaatgacagcCCTGGTCTGCGTGCTGTTTTACCCTGCTTGGTGGTGTCTGGGCAGCTACAGGAAGTGCTTCCACTGGTGGCGCCGCTCTCATCACATcccgccccctcctcctcttcctcctcctcctcctcctcctcctcctcgtggCTACCACACACCTTGCATGAGCCCTCTACAGACTCAAGAGAACCCTGCAACACACCAGATGGGCCAGATTTGAATAAAGGCAAACACACGTGTAGCTGCAGATGAACACGGATGTCTTAAATAATGTGAAAGGGGAGCCTCGGTCACTCTTACCTCATCTagatttttctccttttcctctgcctcctgctcGGATATGTCAAAGCCACACTTGTTTTTGCGTCGATTTTTCCGCTtctgcctctttttctcctgcttcagCTCTTtggccctctcctcctcagacagcTCCTCCACAAACTGCTCCAGCCGGCTGATCCCCTGCATCTTCTCCACTGCCATCTAAGAGCACATCAATagatacattaataaataaaatctgtttgAAATAATAACATACACAATGCTAGCTTAGAAGTTGTGTACTTCAAAACTTTTGCGTAGCGCATCAATTCCCAAGTGGAACAATATCTGCCAGGTCTGCTCCTCTGCTCGTAGCTTCTGCCAGATCCTGTGCAGCCGCTCATAGAGGTGAATACCCAGACAGGTCAGGACTTCCTCTTGTGCTATGTCAATGGTCTTGGCGTGTCTTTCTCTgcgtctaaaaaaaaaaaaaaaaaccacatcatTAACCGATTGTATAAATATCCAAATGACCCAAGTGAAGATTACATCAGACGATGAGCGTGTGTTCTGTGGCATTCACTGTTTTAACCTTCACTTACTCATAGCCTCCTGCAAACTCAGGCTCCGCCCGGCCGAGCAGGTGAGCGATGAAGTCCGTCTCACAGCACACATGGATGTGGCGTTCGTGGGGGCAACAGCATAGCCCCTCATACAAGGCAGCGCAGTAGCCCTTCTCTTTACTGCAGTCCAACTCGCCCACCAGGATGTTGTACGCCCTCAGCACTTTATTCTTACAGTCAGTGCAAAACCTGTGGACAAGAAAAGTAATGAGCACTTAATGCAGTTCTTTTTGAGCCTTTGGCATAACATTTAAGAGGGGGAGAAAGCTTTGATGGTCACACATTACCTGTGTTTACGCAAGTATGTCTCCAGCGTCTCTAAGAGACAAGCGCTATCAATGAGGACCACCTCGTCCCTGCACTCCTGAGACATCAGCTCCCACACATCCATCCAGCTTCCCCTGAAAGCAAACATACGGCCACGTCATCACAGGGCATTGCTACCATCTCCTAAACTCCTGATTTTTTGGGTCATGTGGGGGTAGCAGAAATAAGCTGCATTCACAGCACTGGCATAGCTTTTAGGCCAATATGGTGACATCATTAGCAACCAGCCACCCAGTTACACACCAAGCACATATAGAGCTAGCCATATTAGCATTGATTAGGAGTCATGCTTCCGGGCATCGGGCAAATATACAGTACTGGGCATAAGTTTAAGGAAGGTGAGAAGAAATGCTGTAAGGtaagaatgttttcaaaaatataaaatgtaatcttTTATTTGTagcaatttacaaaatgcaaagtgagcgaacagaagaaaagtctaagtcagtattttggtgtgaccaccctttgtcttctttgttcgctcactttgcattttgtaaatcaagaaaaacaaacaattaagtttcatatttttgatagctttcttactttacagcatttcttcacaccttcCTAAGACGTTTGCACACTATAAGGCccatattcactctccttttagctctgttgtTGGTCTCCTCCAAGTCCTGATGAAAACATGTGGCTcattagctgctaaatgccccACTACGCTCACTATACTTAAGCAATGCCAAGCATGTCTGACTGAGGCCGTTTGGCCAAGTTTGTATACCTTCGATCTACAAAATGTTCCATTCACCACATCAGCTGATTcttgagaaaaaacacaactgcaGTCAAAAGTTGTGCACATCTGCAAGCTTTAAAGATCATACAGACAACCAACTAGTTTCTGTGTCAGTCAAAGTGCTCACTGTCTGTATATATTCTCAACGACCCAGAGGAAAAAACCAAGAACAAAATAGTACACAGTGATGACTGGCTCAAACAGAGACCTAACTCAGTCTTTTCTGGTGTGTGTCTACATGAAGGGAGCACAAGGTGACACGAGACGATGCCAAACACAGTAGGTCATCTTCCAGTGTCATTCTGAAACTCTAACAGTCTCTTTGTGCCTCTTTCCCTGGGGTTTGATAGAAGACAACTTAAACACACTGATCCCGGCAGCTGGGAAGAGTTACTATTCCACCTCGAAAAACAGACCTCTTTACACCAAAATCCTAAACATtgttttataaattaaatattatatataatatatatattatatatataaatattactCACCCCAAAggtttgggtttgtgtgtgtctaaggAGTGTAGCTGGCAGCGTttgttctttttactttttggaATGGCATCAATCATGTCATTCAGCTTTGACctgtaaaaaaacagaaaaaccttTAATAAAATCCCAACATTGTGTTCAACAGTAAAGAAGTACATCAGTGCAAGCCGtcactaaataaacaaaaaacctacatcacatttttattaagttcatttatttaaaacccCTTGCTACATATCTCTGTATCAAAAGGACTTAACGTGAGAAAACCAGTACAGATGGAGCACTGAAGAggagatcagtgtgtgtgcagtacagGAACAGAAAAAACCAACACACTTCTCTATATCTTACCCATGGACGTAGAAGAGGGTGTAGAGCTTCTTCACATCTGCTAAACAGGCCTTAGTGACAGAGAGCATGCCAGTGGGTTTCACTGTGAGGGGCTCCAGGGCCGGGTTCCCAGATTCCACTAAATGTGAGAAGAGGCGCTCCACACTTCGTCTGCAGCCCACGCATGGCACCAGCTGAGATAATGCACCGTACACCTCTCTGGATGTCACCATCAGGGCGATATTCAAGTCCTGTTGCTTCAACTTGGAGTGATACTAAAAGCCACAGGACCATACATCTGTCACCACTTTGTTTACAAGTCACATGAAGATAAACGACAGCTTTTCACATCGGCTTATGTATATAATAGGAGGGATGGAGCGGGAAAAAATCAACGtgcttttgtacattttataaaGGGGCTAATgtgtaatattaaaaaaaaaaaactcacctcAGAAAATTGTTTCCAGTGAGAAGTGTTTATTTCACGGCTGTCAACATCCATGACGCCATCAGAAAATTCCATCACCATCTGACAAGAAAAGACAACATACACCAATTAATGCACACTATAGAAATGCCAGAGACAGAATTCAGCCGTGCTGATAACTGCCACAAGGCAAAAACATTTCTCCGAGAGTCGACGGTGTCACTGTTTAGGCGTCTGGTATCACATGCCCATAATCAGAGGCAAGATTGGCTTCTTGGTTGTTAagatttatacacacacaaatacagttgTTGACACTGACTGTCTAGCAGGTGGCCGTACACTAGGTCAGGGATAAGGTACAGCACAACTAACAGACCGCAGAATGCcataattgaccaatcagactAGAGTATCGAACAAAGccttgaaataaaatcagatacCTCTAACTCAGCTTTTTACTATTCTAAAATTAGAGTGCCAGTTTTACTGTGTGTCGCCATTTCAACAGTAGTGTAAGAGCTTAGCGCTCCCATATAAAAGGGAGGATGAACTCCCAGGTCTACCTTGAGGTGTATCAATGTAATACGTAATGATGAAATGCATTATTCTACattatcaatattttatttatattaggACGTGTTGAGAAAGCCTAACTGGTGGAACACTTTGTGACATGTGTCATCTCTTATCCCCACCTGGCcatggaaatgtttttgtccAAGTCTCAAGCTTTCTTTATTCAGCTGCCTAAAAGATTGCGCAACAAGGTTAGCGAAACTGATGTTTGCCCCATAAACAGACTggaatttaacattttgataaTGATCTGAGCTCGGTCATAATTAAGGCTTTGCGTCTGGACTGGATTAAATCCGTTAGAGGCTGATGTGCAGTGCTAACACCAGACCCAAAGAGGCTTATGGTCGGTGAGCCACTTCTCACCTGTGATCTTCATGCACCGTGTACGGTAAAGCTTACTCACCGTGAGAGTATCGTCGATGTACAGGGGGATCTGTCTGGCCAGGAACGGGTAGTCCTCTTCCCCTTCCCTGCAAACGGCCACCAGACGAGCCATGACTTCTTCCAGTTTGGCTGTGGAGCGACCGGCCTGTAGATGACCCACAAACACCCACTGAGCACATCTGACAACGACACAGGCTACTCCGAGCTAGTGCTAATCTACTGCGGCTAACTACGGCATCGGCTACAGTAGAAGCTCTCTCACAGACAGGCTTAAGCTAGCGGACACCGAAGCACGGTACGAAGAGCCAACCATCCACTGGTGCTCACACCACCTGATTTAGCACACTagcacactacacacactacacacactaacCAACTGACCCACAGTTAATCAGCTAAGTTAGCGAAACAACCTGGGAAACAAGAGCCTGGAGGGAGAAACGACACGGatcattttttaatgtgtaaaatctgtTTCTACCCGTTTTGACTGAATCTGTTTAAGTAATGGGAACAGGTTTGATGTCTTCTGGACAGGACACAGCACTAACCGGCGGCTAGTCAGTGAacgttagcctgctagctaatTTCATTAGCCACGACGACTACAGTAATGAGGAAGCCGGTGAGCGTGTTGTGTGTGTAATATTCTCCAGCCATCACTGTACACTCgagtgtacagtacagtaatacACAATAAACACGTAGCGGTGTTGGTGTAGTTTGTAAACGCCCTGTCCGTACCAGCAAACTTGGCTAACTCACTACTTAGCAGCGCTGCCCTACAAAGCTAGCGTTAGCACGCTAGGATCCGGCTAATATAAAGTTAAACTGGCTGACTAGCTACTTAGCGACTGTCACTTCCATCGGCCTCCCGGACTAACGTTTAAAAACTGGCACCTTGACAGAACAAGGGGACGTCTGGCTAAAACCGATCATTGCTCCACTTACCCGCGTCTGAAAGTCCCCctataaaaataaacaagtgcGACAGTGGAGCGGAGCTGCTACGGTGGCGGACTCTTCATCACTGATTTGACCTTTGCCCTCGGCGCGTCGCCGCTGACGCAGTGGGGCGtgtggcctccagggggcgcgCTGAGGATACGGCTAGGTGTCTGTTCACACAGGTAGAGACATCACATCCGGTGTGTTACAAAGCCATCACTTCTCACTCCACCTTAGCCCCTagtcgttgttgttgttgttctatGTTCAGGGATGTTGACGGACACTGAGATCTCAGTAGAATGTTATTCCAGAGAAACAGAGCTGCATAGAGCAATGAAACAAGCAGCGAGGGTCAAataaaggagaaagagaagagatcagaatcaactttattggcccAGTATGTGCACACATAAAGGATGTGCATATGCACAGTAGATATACAGGCGCAAAAGCTCTacagaataataacaataataataacaataataataattactttttaatctCCTTTTGGGgaagttttttttcactccagtTCACACATGAAGCAAAGACTTGTAGCTGTGGGGAGGGATGCCACATAGCGGCATCTTATTTTCCCCTCAGGCTTGCTGCTGAACATGTCCATCAGAAGGCCAATCCTATATAAGAGGAATGAATTATTTAGCAGCAATGACTCAACTGTTTCTTTAAACAAACGCAAATCAAGTAAGAGCGTTTAACAACATGTGTCTGGTTTTTAGCCCAAGTCCTCACTTATTCTGAGACACCATTTTATCAAGATCTTCCAAGTGGTTTTGATTGTCCTGAATCTCAACATGGGTCACTCCTGCTCCACAAACACCTTAAAGACACACAAATTAACCTTTTTGGTTTCCACATGTGCTGTTTCACCAGAATTTTACTGTAATTCCACAAAGATGTAAAACATGTATTACAAAGCAGTTCGTAAACATGTACGCCAGCAAAACACACACCGAAAATAGACTGCTGCAGCCGAGCGTGTTCACTAAGGAGTTGGTCAGTCCGGTCATAACATTCGCaagtaagaaaaacaacaactggtTCCTGCTGACGGCTTGAACAAGGCAGAGTCTCTCCATTTGACCCGTCTTCTTGTCAGAGACAGAGTCTGATTGTTTTTCACACCAGTTCCACGATGAGGGTACAAAGCGACAGCCAGAGGTTCTTTtagaaaacagtaaaaccatATCAGCCACACCGAGGCAggacataaaaaacaaagactgaGCAACACTCCAGAGGCAGAAAGATAAATTAGCCATGCGGCGAGACACTGGATCCACAAATGTCTGACACGGGGACAAAGCAGCGTACAGGACAAAACTTCCCAAAAAGAGGTTACAGAGAGCTTTGAGCCACTGTCTGACGTGGGATCTGGGCTGCATCACATAGAGTCCGACCTGAACTCCTGCCATGTAGATGGCTATGTAGCCCACTGCAGAGAACAGGCCCTCCTTGTTAGCGTGCAGGAAgtccttttctctgtcattgTTGTGGATGATGAAGGCCTTCAGCCCAGATGTCTCCAGAGTGAACTGATAAAACCCGCTGATCAGAAGGGCAATGACCCACGACTGACTGGCTGGTAAAATGGCCAAAAGCACAGTAGCCACAACTCTGACGATGGCTAGTGTGAAGAAGAAATTCCAGTGGGCGCCGTATTCTGTCACATGCTCGTGGTAACCGGTCATTTTGACGCTCACCAGCCTTCCCATACCGAGAACAACCAGGGGCCACACAGACACGAGCTGCTTTGTGATGTGATGCAGTTTGGATCCTGAGATGTTCTTCCTCCGTGCCTCTGGACAGACGAGGGCGTTTGCAAAAACATACGCTCCGACGCCAAAGTCCATCACACCTGTCCCGTAGGTTTCTGATTTAGCATAGCGCCTTGGGAAGACCATAAAGTCTACGGCCAGAATGCTGATGGCCGTTTTGACATTTACAAACACTCGAAAGTTGGTCACAAAGGGAACCTGGTTGAACTGAACGTGACTCTGGAGGAAGGTGCCGACAGTGCTCTGTGGGTGCCGAGCGGAAGGGTGGCGGTAGATATGGCAAAGCACACAGGCTGACACAAAGGTTAGGCTCACGATGACCTGAGGAAGCGTGGCGTTCAGGACGGTGCACGACAGGACGAGGGGAAGAACAAGCACAAAGAAGTCTAGGATCAAGTGAGAAACCAATGGCAGTGGCAGCAGGGCAGTCCCTCTCGCCTGATGGTAGAGGATCAGAATCAGCCCTCGGTTGAGGAGGCATAGTGGGGTGAGAAAAGAGCCCAGCGCCACCTCCTGCAGACTGGTCCCATTGAGATTACTGACGAACGCCTCCTTCAGATCCCTCTGAGACATTGCCTGcagacattaaaatacattttatactACATAAGAGAGTCTAGAGACAGATACATATGAATATACGCGATGGACACGGGGTAATAgaagaacatttaaaacactgtaGTGCCACCAAGCTAATTGCAGCAGGTAACATGAATCACGGAGTCAGTTAAATTCTCTAATGAATACTGTATAAGACGTTTAGCGACGTTGCCAATGTTGTGTGTGTAGTCCTTAGTCCTCACCAGGTGTTTGTCGGCCAGGTAGGAGGAATGCAGGTGGACTGAAAGCCTGTTTTACTGCTGCTTCCCCACCGTCATGCTGCAGCGACCAATTCACTTCCGTATTCAGGAACGTGACGCATTCACGACGGCTCGGATTTCTGGCAGCTTTCCACCGAACCAGTATTTATCTTCCCTGTATCTATTGGTGGACAACTTTAAAGGTGCATACCGCCACCTGCTGTACGGGAGTGTGTCGATTCATGTAAATAATCATTTGAACACTTTATACAAGTTtatagaaaacacatttcagtaaaGTGTTCTACACATCAAAGCGGTCTACATCCTCTCGAGCGTTACACCACCGACACTGATTTGATGGACTCTTCCCGGTCACACATACGGTGGAGTGAAGCCCCGCCACCCGTGACCGTGTGCCGCTTACCTGCTCTCTGAAGTCCATTAAAGTGATTACACTAAATCAGAGTGGGGGGGGCAGCCAGCGGCGGACAGCTGGGCCCGTGAAGCGGCAGGAAGAGGGCGGGAATCAGGGAGAGGTTAGTCGGAGCGGGACGGACAGGCAG
This window of the Pempheris klunzingeri isolate RE-2024b chromosome 14, fPemKlu1.hap1, whole genome shotgun sequence genome carries:
- the ggnbp2 gene encoding gametogenetin-binding protein 2, encoding MARLVAVCREGEEDYPFLARQIPLYIDDTLTMVMEFSDGVMDVDSREINTSHWKQFSEYHSKLKQQDLNIALMVTSREVYGALSQLVPCVGCRRSVERLFSHLVESGNPALEPLTVKPTGMLSVTKACLADVKKLYTLFYVHGSKLNDMIDAIPKSKKNKRCQLHSLDTHKPKPLGGSWMDVWELMSQECRDEVVLIDSACLLETLETYLRKHRFCTDCKNKVLRAYNILVGELDCSKEKGYCAALYEGLCCCPHERHIHVCCETDFIAHLLGRAEPEFAGGYERRERHAKTIDIAQEEVLTCLGIHLYERLHRIWQKLRAEEQTWQILFHLGIDALRKSFEMAVEKMQGISRLEQFVEELSEEERAKELKQEKKRQKRKNRRKNKCGFDISEQEAEEKEKNLDEGSLESVEGSCKVCGSHEEEEEEEEEEEEEGAGCDESGATSGSTSCSCPDTTKQDLSPHSNGSDCGYSSSMEGSETGSREGSDIACSEGICNHDEAGDDSNAHRCAEDKEEDGTDSCVDCWTHSEENTQCKSKKKKRKGKGLCNNQGQKGEGCTSDGNTTGHGPPPSHTCRTKEIFSSLCGDTFSSIALRLPWTVHQKNLSLYPSPPEANMSLVELLDDSEATSDEENCLTQDEIQAFLERNQSFYNNRHQYRQLLKEKFTNYCRATERSKPVCGKWFAATTSVN
- the pigw gene encoding phosphatidylinositol-glycan biosynthesis class W protein; its protein translation is MSQRDLKEAFVSNLNGTSLQEVALGSFLTPLCLLNRGLILILYHQARGTALLPLPLVSHLILDFFVLVLPLVLSCTVLNATLPQVIVSLTFVSACVLCHIYRHPSARHPQSTVGTFLQSHVQFNQVPFVTNFRVFVNVKTAISILAVDFMVFPRRYAKSETYGTGVMDFGVGAYVFANALVCPEARRKNISGSKLHHITKQLVSVWPLVVLGMGRLVSVKMTGYHEHVTEYGAHWNFFFTLAIVRVVATVLLAILPASQSWVIALLISGFYQFTLETSGLKAFIIHNNDREKDFLHANKEGLFSAVGYIAIYMAGVQVGLYVMQPRSHVRQWLKALCNLFLGSFVLYAALSPCQTFVDPVSRRMANLSFCLWSVAQSLFFMSCLGVADMVLLFSKRTSGCRFVPSSWNWCEKQSDSVSDKKTGQMERLCLVQAVSRNQLLFFLLANVMTGLTNSLVNTLGCSSLFSVCVLLAYMFTNCFVIHVLHLCGITVKFW